In Ochotona princeps isolate mOchPri1 chromosome 33, mOchPri1.hap1, whole genome shotgun sequence, one DNA window encodes the following:
- the LOC131478412 gene encoding atherin-like, giving the protein MNAGPSPSTEPASQPASQPPPDGQRGASPGGAPRLTGGATGTRVARARAGGTAALPLERAAREAREGPGRRRRRVRPAPAEPVPPRVGSGSPEARYARGRRRCLIFLRRETCSAPRPARTGHAPRAQATPPSARRGHAPTRPRAASQILPPRGPPPNPAPRTPSPRRPATLPRAHRRSPTPATPPPKKA; this is encoded by the coding sequence ATGAACGCGGGGCCTTCCCCCTCCACGGAgcccgccagccagccagccagccagccacccccGGACGGACAAAGGGGCGCCTCTCCGGGGGGCGCCCCCCGCCTCACCGGCGGCGCCACCGGCACGAGGGTGGCCCGTGCGCGCGCGGGGGGCACGGCTGCCCTGCCGCTGGAGCGCGCGGCCCGGGAGGCCCGGGAAGGGCCGGGGCGGCGGCGACGGCGTGTGCGCCCAGCGCCCGCCGAGCCCGTTCCCCCGCGCGTCGGCTCCGGCTCGCCCGAGGCCCGCTACGCccgcggccgccgccgctgccTCATCTTCCTGCGGCGGGAGACATGTTCCGCCCCCCGCCCCGCGCGCACAGGCCACGCCCCGCGCGCACAGGCCACGCCCCCGTCTGCGCGCCGCGGCCACGCCCCGACACGCCCGCGGGCCGCGTCGCAGATCCTTCCGCCGCGCGGTCCCCCCCCAAACCCCGCTCCCCGCACCCCTTCCCCGCGCCGCCCCGCGACCCTGCCGCGCGCGCACAGGAGGAGCCCCACCccagcaacccccccccccaaaaaagcttgA